The Vicingus serpentipes genome includes the window AACTGGAGGTATAATATATGGTTACAATGGTGTTAAAGACGCTTTTGAAACAGGAAGAGGTAAAATTGTAATGCGTGCAAAAACTGAACTAGAAGAAACTAATTCAGGAAGAATGCAGATTATTATTACTGAAATTCCATATCAAGTTAATAAAGCAGAAATGATTAAGAAAACTGCTGACTTAATTAATGATAAAAAAATTGAAGGAATTTCTGATATTAGAGATGAGTCGGATAGAAATGGAATGCGTATTGTTTATGAACTAAAACGTGATGCAATTGCTAACGTTGTTTTAAACAACTTATTTAAATATACTGCTTTACAAACTTCATTTAGTATAAACAATATTGCTTTAGTTAAAGGCAGGCCAGAGATGTTAAATCTTAAAGATTTAATTCGTGAGTTTGTTGAATTTAGACATGAAGTAGTTGTAAGAAGAACTAAATATGAATTAAAGAAAGCTGAAGAAAGAGCTCATATTTTAGAAGGTTTAATTATTGCTTCTGATAATATTGATGAAGTAATTAAAATTATTAGAGCTTCTTCAAGCCCAGACGAAGCTAGAGAAAACTTAATCGAAAGATTTAATTTATCTGATATTCAGTCTAGAGCTATCGTTGAAATGAGATTAAGACAATTAACAGGTCTTGAACAAGATAAGCTTAGAAGTGAATATGAAGAAATCATGAAATTCATCGAAGATTTAAAAGATATTCTTGCAAACGAAGGTAGAAGAATGCAAATAATAGCTGATGAATTACTTGAGATAAAAAATAAGTACGGTGACGAAAGAAGAAGTGTGATTGAGTACGCTGGTGGAGACTTTAGTATTGAAGACATGATTCCAGACGAAGAAGTTGTTGTTACAATTTCTCACTTAGGCTATATGAAACGTACATCATTAGACGAATATAAACTACAAAATAGAGGAGGAGTAGGTTCTAAAGGGACAGCTACAAGAGATGCTGATTTCTTAGAAAACTTATTTGTTGCTACTACACATAACTACCTATTGGTATTTACCGCTAAAGGAAAATGTTTCTGGATGCGTGTATTTGAAATACCAGAAGGAAGTAAACAATCGAAAGGAAGAGCAATACAAAACTTAATTAACATCGAACCTGATGATAAGGTATTAGCTTACATCAATGTTAAAAACCTGAAAGATGAAGAATACATTAATAATAATTACATTATTATGTGTACTCAAAAAGGTATTATTAAGAAAACAACTTTAGAAGCTTATTCTAGACCACGTGTTAATGGTATTAATGCCATTACAATTCGTGAAGAAGATCAATTATTAGAAGCGAAATTAACATCTGGAGAAGATGAAATCATGATGGCACTTCGTTCAGGTAGAGCTATTCGTTTTAACGAATCGAAAGTTAGACCTATGGGTAGAAATGCTTCAGGTGTAAGAGGAGTAACTTTAGCAAACGATAAAGATGAAGTTGTTGGAATGATAACTGTTCCTGATTCAAGTAATGAAGTACTTGTAGTTTCAGAAAATGGTTATGGTAAACGTTCTGAAATAGAAGACTATAGAGTTACAAATAGAGGTGGGAAAGGAGTTAAAACAATTAATGTAACGGAGAAAACAGGAGATCTTATTTCTATTAAAAACGTAACAGATGATGATGATTTAATGATTATTAATAAATCTGGAATTGTAATACGTTTAGCTGTAAAAAGCTTAAGAGTAATGGGAAGAGCAACTCAAGGTGTTCGTTTAATTAGTTTAAGAAATAATGATAGCATAGCTGCAGTTGCAAAAGTTGAGCATTCAGAAGATGAAGAGGTTGTTGAATTAAATGAAGACGGGACTATAAAAGAAAACCCAACTAACGAAGACACAGATAACAACGAAAATGGCAAGGAACTTGATACTGATGATCAAGAATAAAAACAATAAAAAAGAAAAGATGAAAAAAACTATTTTAACAATCACAACTGTTGCTATAGCATCATTAAGTTATGCTCAAAAGGCAAAAGTAGTTAGTGCTTATAATTATAATAAGGCTTTTGAACGTTCTCAAAAATGTTCAGAGTTAAAAGAAGGATTGGATGCTATTAATATGGCTATTGATCATGAGCAAACTAAAGAATGGGCTAAAACATGGTATTATAGAGGTAATTTATACTTTAATATTTTGGCAAGTAAAGATGCTTGTAAAGATATAGATGCAGAAGCATTGGATAAAGCAACCGATTCTTACATGAAAGCCTTGGTGCTTAATTTTGAGGATCCTGAATTGAAAAAATTAGATTTAGAAAAAGAGGATGGATCTGATATTATGAAGTTTTATGGTGCTTTACAAAACAAAAGTAAAGTTGATGATGAAATGTACACTATGGATATTATGGGTAGAAAATTACCTGGTTTAGCTGGTGAACATGGAAATGCAGGAATTGATAAATTCCAAAACAAAGATTATGCTGGTGCAAAGGAGAGCTTTGGAAAATCATTGATGTTAAATCAGTTAGGAGGTAAGTTAGATACAATGATGATGTATAATACTGCTTTAGCTGCTGAATATTCTGATGATACAGAAACAGCAAAGCAGATTTATGATGGTTTAATCATGATGAAATACAACATTGATGGTAATGGACCAAACTTATATCGTTCTCAAGCTAACTTATATAAAAAAGAGGGTAACGAAGAAAAAGCTGCTGAATATATTAAAAAAGGAAGAGCAGCTTACCCAAGTGATTATAATTTAATTGTAGCTGAATTAGATGGCTACTTAAAAGAACAAAAATACGAGGAAGCGTTACAAAACTTAAATTTAGCTATTGAAAACAACTCATCTAACGAAGTGTTATATTTTGCTAGAGGGACTGTTTATGAAGCTTTAAAAAATGAAGATAATGCTGTTGCCGATTATAAAAAAGCAATTGAATTAAAGCCAAATTATTTTGATGCGGTATTTAATTTAGGTGCATATTACTTTAATAAAGGAGCTGACAAAGTAAATGAAGCAAATGCATTACCTTACAATGAAACTAAGAAGTTTGATGCAGTAAAAGCAGAAGCTAAAGTTGCTTTCGAAGCATCTATTCCTCACATCGAAAAGGCTAACGAAATTAAACCTGAAGATGTTGATACAGCTAATATGTTGATTAAAGTTTATACTCAAACTGAACAATACGACAAAGCAAAAGCAATTAAAGCTAAATATCAATAATTGATATTACTGTTTATAGAAAACAAAAAAGAGAGCGATTAGCTCTCTTTTTTGTTTTCTATAATTTCCATTTAAAGGTTTGTAAAACTATATTCCAATTTTCAGGAGTGCTTGCATTTACCTCAATTTCTTGGTTAGTAAAAGGATGGATAAATTTTAATTGTTTTGCATGGAGTAACAGCTTATCAAAGGAAAATTCATTGGTAAATGTTTTATTGTAGTTTCTGTCGCCATATTTATGATCTCCAATTATCGGATGATTAATTTTATTCAAATGCTTTCTAAGCTGATGCATACGGCCAGTTTTTGGAGTTAATTCAATCAAGCTATATCTTGATTTATCGTATGGAGTAACGGGCATATCCCATTCGTAGGTGGAAAGTGTTTTGTATAGGGTTAAAGCTTCTTTATAAACGCCAGTATCATTATTTTTAATTGGGGTGTCAATTACACCTTCATCACTACAAAAACCTCTAACAATTGCGATGTAAAGTTTTTCTATTTGCTGATTAGAAAACAATTTTTCAAAAGCTTTTGCTGCTTCTGATGATTTACCAAAAATTACAACACCTGAAGTTTTTCGGTCTAAACGATGGAGTGGAGAAACTTTAAATAGTAGCTGTTCATTTAATAATTCAACTAGTGTAGGGTCTGTTATGTTCCTTGCGTAATAAGAGGGATACATTAAAACATCATTTGGCTTGTTCACCACAACAATATAATCATCCTCGTGTAAAATTTCAATAGCCATAAAAAAAGTTAAAAAATGAGAAGAAAAGGAGTGTTTTTAAGTTCAGTATATTAATTATCAATATTTTTACTTTATTAAATGTATATACAATTAAATTCATGACTTTTTCAATTCCTGAACTAAATGATAAAAATAAATTAAAACTTATTTTTTATGATTCAGCAAACTTAATTAATGAAAAGCATTGGGAAGCAATAAATAATAACCAAAATATTTATTTATCATTAAACTATTTAAAAGCCTTAGAAAGTGCTTTGAAACATGATATTCCTTTTAGATACATTCAATTTTACAACGATAAAGACGAGCCTGTAGCCATAGCAATTGCTCAAATGGTAAGATTTGTAGACAAGGGTTCGAAATATAGTGAGCAATTATGTATATTAAGTAGTCATCTAAAAACTAAGATTTTAAACTCTTTAGATATAAAAGTTTTGGTTTGCGGAAACGTTTTTGCTTGTGGAGAGAACGGTTTTATGTATAATGATAAAATAAGCCACGAAGAAGCTTACGACAACTTAAACATAGCTTTATATCGGTTAAGAAAATCAGAAAAAATAAATGGGCAAACATCAATGGTGTTACTTAAAGAGTTCTGGCCATCAAACTTTCAATACAGCGATCATATTAAACAAAACAAGTATAGAGAGTTTATGATTGATGTAAATATGATTTTAAAGATTCATCCAAGTTGGAAAACTATTGATGATTATCTGAATAGCATGACAGCCAAATTTAGAACAAAGGCTAAAGGAGTATTTAAAAAATCAGCCCAAATTACTATCAAAGAGTTTGACTTGATAGATGTGTTAAAATATAAAGATAGGATAGAGGAGTTGTATTTATTGGTTTTAGAAAAATCAGATTTTAGTGTTGGGGCATTAAATGGTGAAGCTTTTTATAATTTAAAAAAGAACTTAACAGATAAGTTTATCATAAAAGGGTATTTCTTTAAAGATGAATTAGTTGGTTTTAGTTCAGCCTTTATATCTAATGGAAATATTGATGCAAACTATATAGGTATAGATTATAACTATAATTATGATTATGCTGTTTATCAAAAAATGTTGTACGATTTTGTAGCCCTGGCTATTAATAAAAATGTAACTGAATTAAGATTAGGTAGAACTGCAGAAGAAATAAAAAGTTGTTTGGGTGCAGAGCCAACTAATATGAAACTTTATATTAAGTTAAGAAATACTGTTTCTAATAAATTAATAAAACCAATAATTGAATCTATCTCACCAAGTGAATTTGAATTAAGAAAACCTTTTAAAGCTGATTTTAGTTAATGGATTCATTGACTCAAATAGTATTAGGTGCAGCTGTAGGGGAGGTGGCTGTAGGAAAAAAGGTAGGTAATTGGGCTATTTTATGGGGTGGAGTTGCTGGTACTATTCCAGATTTAGATGTGTTTGCCAAATATTTTACAGACAATGTAACTGCATTAGAAATTCATCGAGGTTTTTCACATTCCATTTTGTTTAGTTTAATTTTTGCACCCATTTTTGGTTGGATTTTAACTAAAATTCATAAGAAGCTAGACGCAACATGGAAAGATTGGACGCTATTGATGTTTTTAGGCTTATTCACACATCCTTTGTTGGATGCTCATACAACATGGGGTACTCAACTTTTTTGGCCATTTGAGTATAGAATAGCTTATAAAAATATTTTTGTTGCAGATCCGCTATATACGTTGCCCTTTTTAGCCTGTGTAATTGCTCTTATGTTTTACAAAAAAGAGAGTTTCAAGCGTAAAAGAATAAATCAATTTGGATTAATAATTAGTAGTTTTTATATGTTACTAACTGTTGGTTTTAAGTGGTTAGCTTATCCTAAATTTATAAATACACTCAATAAAGAAAAAATCGAATATTTAGAAGTGAAAACTAGACCAACACCACTTAATTCTATATTATGGAGTGCTAATGTGAAATTAAAAGATGGTTTTATTACAGGCTACTATTCATTACTTGATAAACAAGAAGATGTAATTTACTCTAAATTTATTCCTCAAAACTTACATTTGCTTGGAAACATGATTAATGAAAAGAAGGTAAAGCAATTAATAAAGATTTCTGAGGGGTGGTATACTCTAGAAGAGAGGGAAGGGAAATTATTACTCAATGATTTAAGATTTGGACAAAATGGTATTGACGCAGAAAATTCTAAGTTTATTTTTAGTTTTGAATTGAAATATAACGATAAAGGAGAGTTTGAAGTGATAGAGCAACCTAGAACTTTTAAGCAGGGTGGAGCATTAATTGGTTCTTTATTTGAACGAATAAAAGGAATATAAAAAAAGCCGTTTCAATCGAGACGGCTTTTAATTTTTTATTGAGGTTATGTTTTTTACATAAATTGACAAATTATACCGCCCATTAAACCTAATGTTACTATCCAGTAACCAGCATTCACAGCAATGTATTTAAATCCTTTTCTTTCGAATAAGGCATTTATACCCAAAATAGGTAAGGCGATTGTGAATCCAGCAATAACGCCATGCAGTAGTCCATGTTTAAAGGTTCTAAACTCATTTCCATATTCAGCCATAAATGCTGCAGCACTTCCTGTTTTTAATAATTCAGCATTACCACCAACTAAAGAAAACACACCCATTTGATGAATAACAAAACCCATTAATGCTGAAGCTATAAGAATGCTAAAAATATAACTTACGCCAAAAATCACCCCCATTTTACCACTGTTAATTTTTTCTTCGGTCATATCAGCGGCTTTCATCCAAGTATTTCCAAAAGTCTTTGGGTTGTACCATATAAAGCCAATAAGCATAGGAATTAAAGCAGCTACAAATAAAATTAAATAATTCATTTCCATAATATTATATATTTAAAGTTTAACCAAATATATAACAAAAAATATTATTGCTAACGGAAAATATAAAAGACAATACGGATGCCAAATATGATTAAAGCGATTCCAAAGAATTGATATAAGCGTATTAAGAAAATAGGAGTAAGAAATCTTTTAATTTTTTGAGCAAAATAAACCTTAGTAATATCAGTAGAAAAAATACCGATTAAGGATGCCCCTAAAAAAACAAACATAGAAGTTGTAAATCCGTATTCGGTTTCGGCATAACCAATAATTCCAATCCAAACTACAAAAACAAAAGGATTTACAAAATTGATTAAAAAACCTTGAGAAAAGTAAGCTAAATAGTTGGCTTTTGACATTTTAGTAGAAATCTCCTCATCCTTTGCTTTTTTAGCTTCTGGTCTGAATAAAAATTTTAATCCCATACCGATTAATAAGATACTTCCGACAACACCTAGCCAAAATTGATTTTCTGTATTTTTAAAAAAAGGAATAGCGCCTAAAGAGCAAATCAGGATGCAAATTAAATCTCCAATAACAATACCTAATGCAACAGAAAGACCAGCCCAGAAACCTTTTTCTAAGCTACTTTTTAGCAGATAGAAAAATACAGGCCCTAAGAAAATAACAAAGGAAAGTCCTATTAAAAAACCATGTAAAAAGGCTGTCATATAACAAAAGTATAAAATTTAGGATTAACTAATGTTATTAAGTTATGATAAGCAAAAAATTAAATAAATAAACCCTGATGTAACTTTTTTTAATTTGGCAACACTTAACATTAAACAAACAATTAAGAATAAAATTTGAGTAAGTCGAAACAAGATAATTTTTTAGCACTATACGAGCCTATTCATAATAGGTTCGAAAGGTTTTGTAGAGCAAGAGCTTATGGTGATATGGATTATAAAGACTTAATGAATGAAACCCTTTTGGTTGCTTATCAAAAAATGGACAGTTTAAAATCGGAGCATTCTTTTTTATCGTTTTTATTTGGAATAAGTGTTCGTTTATTAGCTAATAATAATCGTAAGCTAAAAGAGTCTTCTTATGAAGATAACCAGCAAGTTTATGGTTTTTTAGATGTGAAAAATCAAACTGAAACTGATGCTGAAGTTTATTTATTACACCAAACTTTAGCGCAGTTACCTAACGAACAACGAGAAGCAATTATATTGTTTGAAATATCAGGCTTTTCTATTAAAGAAATTGCCAAGATAGAGGAAGCAAGCGAATCGGCTATTAAACAACGATTAAAAAGGGGGAGAGAAAAACTAACCGAACTTTTAACTTTTAAAAATAACTACATTAATACCAAGGAGGTGAAAAATGGATGATTCACAACGATTAAACGAGCTTTTTAATCAAGCACGAGTTCAGGAACCTAAAACTAGTTTTAATGAAGCTAAAGCACGATTTAATGCTTCATTAAAAGGAGCAGGTAAGTCTTCATTTATTCAAAAAACTATTCTTAAAGTAAAAACATTTAAAACTCTATTAATTATGATGTTAAGTATTACAACAATAAGTATTAGTTTAATTTATTTATTCAATCCTACAGTCGAAAAAAATGCTACTTTAATTCTTGAAAACGAATTAAATAAAACAAAAAAAGAGGTTGAAACCATTGAAAAAATAGCACCTAAAATAGCAACGGTTGAAGCTGAAAATAATACTGATAAACCACTTATCGACTTAAAGAAAAATGAAGTTGTACTTACCCAAAAAACTGTTGTATTGAAAGAAGAAAATCCAATAGCAGCTCAACAATTAAAGAAAAGCAATGAAACTGAAAATTATATTTTCCCGAATTTAACAAAGCAACAAATAGACGACAATCATAAGCAAAAGAAAAAAATGTTGAAAGAGTTATCAAAGTTTGATAAAAAGAAATATGCTTTTATTCCATCAGGAACATCAACAATAAAAGGTGAGCAATTATCAATACAAGCCTTTTACATGCAAACTACAGAAGTTTCTGTAGTTGAATACCGTACCTTTTTGTTTGATTTATTAATTCAGGATAGAAAAGATGAATTTTTAATTGCTAAACCAGACCAAACGAAATGGATGGAATATGGAGATGCTTTACAACCAATGGAAAAAAATTACTTTTCGAGCGAAGCTTATAATGATTATCCAATGAATAATGTTAGCAAAGAAGGAGTGGGACTATATTGTAAATGGCTAAATCAGGAACAAACAAAAGCATATGGAAAAATAATAAATGATGTTAGATTGCCATCTAAAGAGGAATGGATGTATGCAGCTATTGGAAAAAATGAAAAATCACCTTACCCATGGGGAGGGCCATATTTAAGAAATAGTAAAGGTTGTTTTTTAGCTAATTTTAAACCAGGAGCTACTAAAAATAATAATTGCGAAAGTACCTTAAGCAAATTAGAAGGAACAGCTAATAAAGATAGTCTGTCTAATTATTATAAAACTGCTGACAATATTATTGTTCCTAAAGAAAGTAAAGATTTATACAGTGCTGATGGTGGTTATTTCACGGTAAAAGTAAGTAGCTATAATCCAAACGATTTTGGGTTGTATTGCATGAGTGGAAATGTAGCTGAAATGACAATTAATAATGATAAGAAAATAGTTGCTAAAGGTGGAGGATGGAATAGTGTAGGACAACAATTACAAATTGAAGCTGATAATGATTTTGAAAATGCTGGAGAACCAAGTGCTGAAATTGGATTTAGAGTTGTTATTACTTATTTAGATGATAGAAAGCCTTTAGTTGGTGTGCTAGGGAAAACAACTACTGATAAACCTCCAGGAACAGTGCAAATAAATAATGAGTTGTATTTTGATGCAACCGAAATAAGTAATATTAGTTGGAAAGAATATGTGTTTTGGCAAGCAAATACTTATGGTGAAAATTCGAAAGAACACAAAGATGCTTTACCAGATACAACTGTTTGGGATGGATTAAATAAGGCTTATACAACTCATTATTATAATCATCCTGCATACAATAACTACCCAGTAGTTGGAATTACATACAATCAGGCTGTAGCCTTTTGTAAATGGAGAACAGAACGAGTAAAAGAGCTTTATAAAATAAATAATGAAATAGGTAATGATTTTGAATATAGGCTTCCTACGCAAGCTGAATGGGAAAATATTGCAAAAGCTGGTTATAGTAGTATTAACATTAAAAAAGATGGTGAGAAACAAAAGTTTAATCTGAAAAAAAATAAAGAATACTTTATGGGGGTTGCCAGTAAACTTCCTGAAAACGCAGATGTTACTGCTCCAATAGATTCATATTGGCCAAATGATTATGGTGTTTACAATATTATTGGCAATGTAGCTGAAATGACGCAAGAAGAAGGAGTTGCAAAAGGAGGTTCTTGGATTCATACAGAAGAAGAAGCTAATTTAGAATTAGAAATTTCATATACTAAACCTGAAAGTTGGTTAGGTTTTAGATGTGTTTTTGAAGTAATTAAATAAAATTGTTTCTATGTTTTAAAATCATCTAAATCTCTACGGTCTTTTTTGGTAGGGCGTCCTTTAATTCCTAATAGCTTATTTTGTCGATTTTCGAGCTGAATTAGTTCTAGTTGTTTTAAATCAAATTCTGATGTAGTTTCTATAGCATATTCGTGAACTAATTTAGCACCAAGTCTTGATTTAGGAATATCCAACACTTTAAACGTACGCCAAATGGGAATTACTTTTATTGCAATTTCATCGTTTATATTTACTGCTTTAGATCCTTTTATAATAAATACACCGTTTAATTTTACTTTTTCGTCAGCACAAGATTTAGAAGAAAGTGTACGGGTTTTAAATAGCCGAATTGCCCAAATGTATTTATCAATACGCATAAATCAAATGTAATTAAACCTTAAGAATAGGAACTTATATTATTGTTTAATTATTTCTATTTAACATAATATAAATTATAAGACAAAAGGAGATGATACA containing:
- a CDS encoding pseudouridine synthase, whose protein sequence is MAIEILHEDDYIVVVNKPNDVLMYPSYYARNITDPTLVELLNEQLLFKVSPLHRLDRKTSGVVIFGKSSEAAKAFEKLFSNQQIEKLYIAIVRGFCSDEGVIDTPIKNNDTGVYKEALTLYKTLSTYEWDMPVTPYDKSRYSLIELTPKTGRMHQLRKHLNKINHPIIGDHKYGDRNYNKTFTNEFSFDKLLLHAKQLKFIHPFTNQEIEVNASTPENWNIVLQTFKWKL
- a CDS encoding SUMF1/EgtB/PvdO family nonheme iron enzyme, whose protein sequence is MDDSQRLNELFNQARVQEPKTSFNEAKARFNASLKGAGKSSFIQKTILKVKTFKTLLIMMLSITTISISLIYLFNPTVEKNATLILENELNKTKKEVETIEKIAPKIATVEAENNTDKPLIDLKKNEVVLTQKTVVLKEENPIAAQQLKKSNETENYIFPNLTKQQIDDNHKQKKKMLKELSKFDKKKYAFIPSGTSTIKGEQLSIQAFYMQTTEVSVVEYRTFLFDLLIQDRKDEFLIAKPDQTKWMEYGDALQPMEKNYFSSEAYNDYPMNNVSKEGVGLYCKWLNQEQTKAYGKIINDVRLPSKEEWMYAAIGKNEKSPYPWGGPYLRNSKGCFLANFKPGATKNNNCESTLSKLEGTANKDSLSNYYKTADNIIVPKESKDLYSADGGYFTVKVSSYNPNDFGLYCMSGNVAEMTINNDKKIVAKGGGWNSVGQQLQIEADNDFENAGEPSAEIGFRVVITYLDDRKPLVGVLGKTTTDKPPGTVQINNELYFDATEISNISWKEYVFWQANTYGENSKEHKDALPDTTVWDGLNKAYTTHYYNHPAYNNYPVVGITYNQAVAFCKWRTERVKELYKINNEIGNDFEYRLPTQAEWENIAKAGYSSINIKKDGEKQKFNLKKNKEYFMGVASKLPENADVTAPIDSYWPNDYGVYNIIGNVAEMTQEEGVAKGGSWIHTEEEANLELEISYTKPESWLGFRCVFEVIK
- a CDS encoding RNA-binding S4 domain-containing protein, with protein sequence MRIDKYIWAIRLFKTRTLSSKSCADEKVKLNGVFIIKGSKAVNINDEIAIKVIPIWRTFKVLDIPKSRLGAKLVHEYAIETTSEFDLKQLELIQLENRQNKLLGIKGRPTKKDRRDLDDFKT
- a CDS encoding DUF1761 domain-containing protein, with protein sequence MNYLILFVAALIPMLIGFIWYNPKTFGNTWMKAADMTEEKINSGKMGVIFGVSYIFSILIASALMGFVIHQMGVFSLVGGNAELLKTGSAAAFMAEYGNEFRTFKHGLLHGVIAGFTIALPILGINALFERKGFKYIAVNAGYWIVTLGLMGGIICQFM
- the gyrA gene encoding DNA gyrase subunit A, which gives rise to MADGEKIIQINIEDEMKSAYIDYSMSVIVSRALPDVRDGLKPVHRRILYGMLDLGVRSNSAHKKSARIVGEVLGKYHPHGDTAVYDSMVRMAQEWSLRYMLVDGQGNFGSVDGDSPAAMRYTEARLRKIAEEMLSDIDKDTVDFRLNFDDSLQEPTVLPTRVPALLVNGASGIAVGMATNMAPHNLTEVIDGTIAFIENRDIDIEGLMKYIKAPDFPTGGIIYGYNGVKDAFETGRGKIVMRAKTELEETNSGRMQIIITEIPYQVNKAEMIKKTADLINDKKIEGISDIRDESDRNGMRIVYELKRDAIANVVLNNLFKYTALQTSFSINNIALVKGRPEMLNLKDLIREFVEFRHEVVVRRTKYELKKAEERAHILEGLIIASDNIDEVIKIIRASSSPDEARENLIERFNLSDIQSRAIVEMRLRQLTGLEQDKLRSEYEEIMKFIEDLKDILANEGRRMQIIADELLEIKNKYGDERRSVIEYAGGDFSIEDMIPDEEVVVTISHLGYMKRTSLDEYKLQNRGGVGSKGTATRDADFLENLFVATTHNYLLVFTAKGKCFWMRVFEIPEGSKQSKGRAIQNLINIEPDDKVLAYINVKNLKDEEYINNNYIIMCTQKGIIKKTTLEAYSRPRVNGINAITIREEDQLLEAKLTSGEDEIMMALRSGRAIRFNESKVRPMGRNASGVRGVTLANDKDEVVGMITVPDSSNEVLVVSENGYGKRSEIEDYRVTNRGGKGVKTINVTEKTGDLISIKNVTDDDDLMIINKSGIVIRLAVKSLRVMGRATQGVRLISLRNNDSIAAVAKVEHSEDEEVVELNEDGTIKENPTNEDTDNNENGKELDTDDQE
- a CDS encoding LysE family translocator codes for the protein MTAFLHGFLIGLSFVIFLGPVFFYLLKSSLEKGFWAGLSVALGIVIGDLICILICSLGAIPFFKNTENQFWLGVVGSILLIGMGLKFLFRPEAKKAKDEEISTKMSKANYLAYFSQGFLINFVNPFVFVVWIGIIGYAETEYGFTTSMFVFLGASLIGIFSTDITKVYFAQKIKRFLTPIFLIRLYQFFGIALIIFGIRIVFYIFR
- a CDS encoding tetratricopeptide repeat protein → MKKTILTITTVAIASLSYAQKAKVVSAYNYNKAFERSQKCSELKEGLDAINMAIDHEQTKEWAKTWYYRGNLYFNILASKDACKDIDAEALDKATDSYMKALVLNFEDPELKKLDLEKEDGSDIMKFYGALQNKSKVDDEMYTMDIMGRKLPGLAGEHGNAGIDKFQNKDYAGAKESFGKSLMLNQLGGKLDTMMMYNTALAAEYSDDTETAKQIYDGLIMMKYNIDGNGPNLYRSQANLYKKEGNEEKAAEYIKKGRAAYPSDYNLIVAELDGYLKEQKYEEALQNLNLAIENNSSNEVLYFARGTVYEALKNEDNAVADYKKAIELKPNYFDAVFNLGAYYFNKGADKVNEANALPYNETKKFDAVKAEAKVAFEASIPHIEKANEIKPEDVDTANMLIKVYTQTEQYDKAKAIKAKYQ
- a CDS encoding metal-dependent hydrolase codes for the protein MDSLTQIVLGAAVGEVAVGKKVGNWAILWGGVAGTIPDLDVFAKYFTDNVTALEIHRGFSHSILFSLIFAPIFGWILTKIHKKLDATWKDWTLLMFLGLFTHPLLDAHTTWGTQLFWPFEYRIAYKNIFVADPLYTLPFLACVIALMFYKKESFKRKRINQFGLIISSFYMLLTVGFKWLAYPKFINTLNKEKIEYLEVKTRPTPLNSILWSANVKLKDGFITGYYSLLDKQEDVIYSKFIPQNLHLLGNMINEKKVKQLIKISEGWYTLEEREGKLLLNDLRFGQNGIDAENSKFIFSFELKYNDKGEFEVIEQPRTFKQGGALIGSLFERIKGI
- a CDS encoding RNA polymerase sigma factor; this encodes MSKSKQDNFLALYEPIHNRFERFCRARAYGDMDYKDLMNETLLVAYQKMDSLKSEHSFLSFLFGISVRLLANNNRKLKESSYEDNQQVYGFLDVKNQTETDAEVYLLHQTLAQLPNEQREAIILFEISGFSIKEIAKIEEASESAIKQRLKRGREKLTELLTFKNNYINTKEVKNG